The Actinomyces sp. oral taxon 414 genome has a segment encoding these proteins:
- a CDS encoding AAA family ATPase: MRLPRDSPFSPGSDTVPEVWAGRTSHLSDWRDVLRPRRIAGRHERGRTILGEAGSGKSSLVRRIAREASQSGDWTTPQLRIPSGTDPLKRVASALLDLSEAAGLAAAREKRIGDLLRRVETFAVSGVSLSMREQDGPEPHIALIDLLIEIGRAAIRHGDVMAVIHIDEVQNISDENALSQLLIALGDALTHEETVDVPGGLRIERALPIAVYLTGLPEFADMTGARKGATFARRFRTTTLGAIDDDALMSALQPFVTEGWPIADDAGGVGRVFMEPAAQRDIVERAHGEPFLFQLAGERAWYAGTDDLITAEHVRTGWRDAAPEAEAHVQRILIRIPPRELHFLEAMAALPPEERTLTNIARSLGYERTSDAGPTAQRLDLTRGIIRRGRPYDFRHRAIGAYLTSEWPWLNLG; encoded by the coding sequence ATGAGACTTCCACGCGACTCGCCGTTCAGCCCGGGCTCCGACACCGTGCCCGAGGTGTGGGCCGGCCGCACCTCCCACCTCAGCGACTGGCGGGACGTCCTGCGCCCGCGCCGCATCGCCGGCCGGCACGAGCGGGGCCGCACCATCCTCGGGGAGGCCGGCTCCGGCAAGTCCTCGCTCGTGCGCCGGATCGCACGCGAGGCGTCCCAGTCGGGGGACTGGACCACGCCCCAGCTGCGCATCCCCTCCGGCACCGACCCGCTCAAAAGGGTCGCCTCCGCGCTCCTGGACCTGTCGGAGGCGGCGGGCCTGGCCGCCGCCCGGGAGAAGCGCATCGGCGACCTACTGCGCAGGGTCGAGACCTTCGCCGTCTCCGGCGTCTCGCTGTCCATGCGCGAGCAGGACGGGCCCGAACCGCACATCGCCCTGATCGACCTCCTCATTGAGATCGGTCGCGCGGCGATCCGGCACGGGGACGTCATGGCGGTCATCCACATCGACGAGGTGCAGAACATCAGCGACGAGAACGCCCTCTCGCAGCTGCTCATCGCCCTGGGGGACGCCCTGACCCACGAGGAGACCGTCGACGTCCCGGGCGGACTGCGGATCGAGCGGGCCCTGCCGATCGCCGTGTACCTCACGGGCCTGCCCGAATTCGCGGACATGACCGGCGCCCGGAAGGGGGCCACGTTCGCCCGCCGATTCCGGACGACCACCCTCGGCGCCATCGACGACGACGCCCTCATGAGCGCGCTCCAGCCCTTCGTCACCGAGGGCTGGCCGATCGCCGACGACGCCGGCGGCGTCGGGCGGGTGTTCATGGAGCCCGCCGCGCAGCGCGACATCGTCGAGCGCGCCCACGGGGAGCCGTTCCTCTTCCAGCTCGCCGGGGAGCGCGCCTGGTACGCGGGAACCGACGACCTCATCACCGCCGAGCACGTCAGGACGGGGTGGCGCGACGCCGCCCCCGAGGCCGAGGCCCATGTGCAGCGCATCCTCATCCGGATTCCGCCTCGCGAACTGCACTTCCTCGAGGCCATGGCGGCCCTTCCGCCCGAGGAGCGCACCCTGACGAACATCGCCCGCTCCCTGGGCTATGAGAGGACGAGCGACGCGGGGCCAACCGCGCAGCGCCTGGACCTCACCCGCGGAATCATCCGGCGCGGCAGGCCCTACGACTTCCGCCACCGCGCCATCGGCGCCTACCTCACGAGCGAGTGGCCCTGGTTGAACCTGGGATGA
- a CDS encoding HigA family addiction module antitoxin — protein sequence MSNSSTTTDTDLIEPIHPGEILMEDFIKGFGITQSRLAVAIGVPPRRINEIVHGKRGITAGTAVRLARYFGTSAEFWMNLQMHYELRLERRALRDQLERIKPLEPVA from the coding sequence ATGTCGAACTCGTCGACTACCACTGACACTGACCTCATCGAGCCGATCCACCCGGGAGAGATCCTCATGGAGGATTTCATCAAGGGCTTCGGGATCACGCAGAGCCGCCTCGCCGTCGCTATCGGGGTGCCGCCACGCCGGATCAACGAGATCGTGCACGGCAAGCGCGGGATCACAGCCGGCACGGCCGTCCGGCTCGCCAGGTACTTCGGTACTTCCGCCGAGTTCTGGATGAATCTCCAAATGCACTACGAACTGCGGTTGGAGCGACGGGCTCTGCGGGACCAGCTCGAGCGCATCAAACCGTTGGAACCCGTCGCATGA
- a CDS encoding type II toxin-antitoxin system RelE/ParE family toxin, producing the protein MLIRKLLYNVLVIRSFADKATELVWNEQYVRSLDRRLQRAAMRKLEQLHAARCLKDLRVPPGNRLERVSGDRRGQYSIRVNAQWRICFAWRQGGAEDVELVDYH; encoded by the coding sequence GTGTTAATACGCAAATTGTTGTACAATGTTCTTGTGATCAGGTCCTTCGCTGACAAGGCGACCGAGCTCGTGTGGAATGAGCAGTATGTGAGGTCGCTCGATCGTAGGCTGCAACGGGCTGCCATGCGCAAGCTCGAGCAACTTCACGCGGCTCGGTGCTTGAAGGATCTGCGCGTCCCGCCGGGCAATCGGTTGGAGCGAGTCTCCGGCGATCGTCGGGGACAGTACAGTATTCGAGTGAACGCTCAGTGGAGGATATGCTTCGCGTGGCGTCAAGGAGGGGCTGAAGATGTCGAACTCGTCGACTACCACTGA
- a CDS encoding DUF6680 family protein yields MDAIIASLVGVVVGWPLSILTSWRDRHVRKKDERQRQRLSLVREVMRYRLDQPHLIGPLNELPLMFGDDSEVLRLYREILNAWDDHERRTSALTDLVNRLAVLVGLPGSVQISDIQHGMKLAE; encoded by the coding sequence ATGGATGCGATTATCGCCTCGCTCGTTGGTGTTGTTGTTGGTTGGCCGCTATCCATCTTGACGTCTTGGCGGGATCGTCACGTGCGCAAGAAGGATGAGCGTCAGAGGCAAAGGCTTTCCCTGGTTCGGGAGGTCATGAGGTATCGGTTGGATCAACCGCACCTGATTGGTCCGCTCAACGAGTTGCCACTCATGTTCGGTGACGACAGTGAAGTGCTCCGCCTCTACCGCGAAATTCTGAATGCTTGGGATGACCATGAACGACGCACTAGTGCGCTGACGGATCTGGTTAATCGGCTGGCTGTGCTCGTCGGACTTCCCGGTAGTGTTCAAATCTCGGACATTCAACACGGAATGAAATTAGCAGAATAG
- a CDS encoding restriction endonuclease subunit M, with translation MSEQAAVTVPSDDEAPDGKVVDYISGIQVPAKPEELLAVQPFARQLVEDYGYPKGHIRTRPQWHVKARPSDRAKTYPVDIAVFSGDQHRDEDLFLVVECKKPDRRDGRDQLEDYLRLSRAYLGVWTNGDERLFLRKREANGKVTFDEIPNIPRYGQRVEDIGLFKREDLRPTHNLKAVFRSIRNYLAANAVGMTRDEPLAQQIMNLIFCKIYDERFTRRDAVVTFRAGVDEPVADVAARVKESFAHVVKQYSDVFDDTDKIELDDRSIAYVVGELQQYCLIECERDVVGDAFETFIGPSLKGGQGQFFTPRNVTHLVRALVRPKIQDMVLDPACGSGGFLVEALRGLWDLVDDRADELQWPDSERESEKQKVAIRQLRGIDKDEFLSKVAKAYMALLGDGRGGIFCENSLVPMRDWGLKARQEVSVGEFDVIMTNPPFGQKLKVTERTTLAQYDLGSKWRKAKGGVGYEKTDKVADSQTPQILFIERCLDLLKDGGRMGIVRRSRCCAIRRTATSCSTY, from the coding sequence GTGAGCGAGCAGGCCGCAGTGACAGTCCCCAGCGACGACGAAGCGCCGGACGGCAAGGTCGTCGACTATATCTCCGGCATCCAGGTGCCTGCCAAGCCTGAAGAGCTGCTCGCGGTCCAGCCGTTCGCCCGCCAACTCGTCGAGGACTACGGCTACCCCAAGGGGCACATCCGCACAAGGCCCCAGTGGCACGTGAAGGCGCGCCCGTCGGACCGGGCGAAGACTTATCCGGTCGACATCGCCGTCTTTAGCGGCGACCAGCATCGCGACGAAGACTTGTTCCTCGTGGTCGAGTGCAAGAAGCCGGACCGCCGCGATGGCCGGGACCAGTTGGAGGACTACCTCCGCCTCTCCCGCGCTTACCTCGGCGTCTGGACCAATGGGGACGAGCGCCTCTTCCTACGAAAGCGTGAGGCCAACGGTAAGGTCACCTTCGACGAGATCCCTAACATCCCGCGCTACGGGCAGCGCGTCGAGGACATCGGCCTGTTCAAGCGCGAGGATCTACGACCGACCCATAACCTCAAGGCCGTCTTCCGCTCGATCCGTAACTACCTGGCGGCGAACGCCGTCGGCATGACGCGCGACGAGCCCCTAGCTCAGCAGATCATGAACCTCATCTTCTGCAAGATCTACGACGAGCGATTCACGCGACGCGACGCTGTCGTCACCTTCCGGGCGGGCGTGGACGAACCCGTTGCCGACGTGGCGGCGCGCGTGAAGGAGTCCTTCGCTCACGTGGTCAAGCAGTACAGCGATGTCTTCGACGACACGGACAAGATCGAACTCGACGACCGCTCCATCGCCTACGTTGTAGGCGAGCTCCAGCAGTACTGCCTGATCGAGTGCGAACGCGACGTCGTCGGCGACGCCTTCGAGACGTTCATCGGACCCTCCCTCAAGGGCGGCCAGGGGCAGTTCTTCACGCCGCGCAATGTCACGCACCTGGTGCGGGCACTTGTGCGCCCGAAGATCCAGGACATGGTGCTCGACCCAGCCTGCGGCTCGGGCGGCTTCCTCGTCGAGGCCCTGCGTGGCCTGTGGGACCTCGTCGATGACCGTGCCGACGAGCTCCAGTGGCCCGACAGCGAGCGCGAGAGCGAGAAGCAGAAGGTCGCAATCCGCCAGCTGCGGGGGATCGACAAGGATGAGTTCCTCAGCAAGGTGGCCAAGGCCTACATGGCGCTACTCGGTGATGGTCGCGGTGGGATCTTCTGTGAGAACTCGCTGGTGCCGATGAGGGACTGGGGGCTCAAGGCTCGCCAGGAAGTCTCCGTCGGCGAGTTCGACGTCATCATGACTAACCCGCCGTTCGGTCAGAAACTCAAGGTTACCGAACGCACGACCCTGGCCCAGTACGACCTCGGCTCCAAGTGGCGCAAGGCCAAGGGTGGTGTCGGCTACGAGAAGACGGATAAGGTCGCGGACTCGCAGACCCCGCAGATCCTTTTCATTGAGCGCTGTCTCGACCTGCTCAAGGATGGCGGCCGCATGGGCATCGTCCGCCGGAGTCGATGCTGTGCAATCCGTCGCACCGCTACATCATGCAGTACGTACTGA
- the ychF gene encoding redox-regulated ATPase YchF codes for MALTIGIVGLPNVGKSTLFNALTRATVLAANYPFATIEPNVGVVPLPDARLEKLAEMFHSARVVPATVSFVDIAGIVRGASEGEGLGNQFLANIREADAICMVTRAFDDPDVVHVDGRIEPADDIETIATELMLADIQTLEKAIPRLEKEVRGRKTDAAVLDTVRAALKILEEGTMLSAAVASGAAARAGIDDGALRSFQLMTAKPVIHVFNMDDAGMGDEARRARLRELVAPAEAVFLDAQFEAELVELEPDEAAEMLHESGQSESGLDKLARVGFDTLGLQTYLTAGEKEARAWTIRKGWTAPQAAGVIHTDFERGFIKAEIVSYDDLMKYGSVAEARAHGRVRMEGKDYVMADGDVVEFRTGLTSGSKK; via the coding sequence GTGGCCCTTACGATCGGAATCGTCGGACTGCCCAACGTCGGCAAGTCCACCCTTTTCAACGCCCTCACCCGTGCGACCGTCCTCGCGGCGAACTACCCCTTCGCCACGATCGAGCCGAACGTCGGCGTCGTCCCGCTGCCCGACGCCCGCCTGGAGAAGCTGGCCGAGATGTTCCACAGCGCCAGGGTGGTGCCCGCGACCGTCTCCTTCGTCGACATCGCCGGGATCGTGCGCGGGGCCAGCGAGGGCGAGGGCCTGGGCAACCAGTTCCTGGCCAATATCCGCGAGGCCGACGCCATCTGCATGGTCACGCGCGCCTTCGACGACCCCGACGTCGTGCACGTGGACGGGCGGATCGAGCCGGCCGACGACATCGAGACCATCGCCACCGAGCTCATGCTGGCCGATATCCAGACCCTGGAGAAGGCGATCCCGCGCCTGGAGAAGGAGGTGCGCGGCAGGAAGACCGACGCCGCGGTGCTGGACACCGTGCGCGCGGCGCTGAAGATCCTGGAGGAGGGCACCATGCTGTCCGCCGCCGTGGCCTCGGGCGCCGCCGCCAGGGCCGGGATCGACGACGGCGCGCTGCGCTCCTTCCAGCTCATGACCGCCAAGCCCGTCATCCACGTGTTCAACATGGACGACGCCGGAATGGGCGACGAGGCGAGGCGGGCGCGGCTGCGCGAGCTCGTGGCGCCGGCCGAGGCCGTGTTCCTCGACGCGCAGTTCGAGGCCGAGCTCGTCGAGCTCGAGCCCGACGAGGCCGCCGAGATGCTGCACGAGAGCGGGCAATCCGAGTCGGGGCTGGACAAGCTGGCGCGCGTGGGCTTCGACACACTCGGGCTCCAGACCTACCTGACGGCGGGGGAGAAGGAGGCGCGGGCCTGGACGATCCGCAAGGGGTGGACCGCCCCGCAGGCCGCCGGCGTCATCCACACCGACTTCGAGCGCGGTTTCATCAAGGCCGAGATCGTCAGCTACGACGACCTCATGAAGTACGGGAGCGTGGCCGAGGCCCGCGCCCACGGCCGGGTGCGCATGGAGGGCAAGGACTACGTCATGGCCGACGGCGACGTGGTGGAGTTCCGCACGGGACTTACGTCTGGGAGTAAGAAGTGA
- a CDS encoding alpha/beta hydrolase, whose translation MSILRTVSLTSGITIGVVLCLAVIAIAVSTWILGRAPSGGGGAGRRALRWAGRAAAVVLPALLVLCTGALYLNRSGGYVTSAADLVEAIIAREPPAGAPRPLASDAALNAVPAGAWRASFSAQDAGFLKTTWKGPISGIELDVDVIAPRGYSTDDGRTYGVIEALHGFRGSPDSIIDALGSPEALQRAIDSGRIPPSIIVVPSLNVDSDEHDCANLGGRPAIATFVAQEVPRMIAATFPNVSRERAAWMVMGLSSGAYCAAWTAMTVPSQYGAAGVLSGYDRPIEGGLARAGRRVAEQNTLSAMLGGRTPDGLRMWVLGAQDDPYDAGGTAKRLLAAAHGTDSVTVDVPATGGHAWPLWVEGFPRLLEWWGSDPAVFAAVGLPPRADSTTAPTASETAGTAAPGASGEASADAAAASAGAAPPAPAGAPAPTAGPGLFAPGGAATIGLSVSAAVLAVVVLLRRGPVRARADGGRERGRRVRIGAARRRAAKCLPWAVRALGVTATALLICVAVAVIANAAGGFYTTWHDVALLPG comes from the coding sequence ATGTCGATCCTGCGCACCGTCTCCTTGACGTCCGGCATCACGATCGGAGTCGTGCTCTGCCTCGCCGTTATTGCGATCGCCGTATCGACGTGGATTCTGGGGCGCGCGCCCTCCGGCGGCGGCGGTGCCGGGCGCAGGGCGCTGAGGTGGGCGGGCAGGGCGGCCGCCGTCGTCCTCCCCGCGCTCCTGGTGCTGTGCACCGGCGCCCTGTACCTCAACAGGTCCGGCGGCTACGTGACCAGTGCGGCCGATCTGGTGGAGGCGATCATCGCGCGCGAGCCGCCCGCCGGCGCGCCCCGGCCCCTGGCCTCCGACGCCGCCCTGAACGCCGTGCCCGCCGGGGCCTGGAGGGCGTCCTTCTCCGCTCAGGACGCCGGCTTCCTCAAGACGACGTGGAAGGGGCCGATTAGCGGGATCGAGCTCGATGTCGACGTCATTGCGCCCCGCGGTTACAGCACCGACGACGGAAGGACCTACGGCGTCATCGAGGCCCTTCACGGCTTCCGGGGGTCGCCGGACTCGATCATCGACGCGCTGGGGTCCCCCGAGGCCCTTCAACGGGCCATCGACTCGGGGCGGATCCCGCCGTCGATCATCGTGGTGCCCTCCCTCAACGTCGACTCCGACGAGCACGACTGCGCCAATCTCGGCGGACGTCCCGCCATCGCCACATTCGTCGCGCAGGAGGTCCCCCGCATGATCGCGGCGACCTTCCCCAACGTCTCGCGCGAGCGGGCGGCCTGGATGGTGATGGGGCTGTCCTCGGGCGCCTACTGCGCCGCCTGGACGGCCATGACCGTCCCCTCCCAGTACGGGGCCGCCGGGGTCCTGTCCGGCTACGACCGGCCGATCGAGGGCGGACTGGCCCGGGCCGGGCGCCGGGTGGCCGAGCAGAACACGCTGTCGGCCATGCTGGGCGGGCGCACCCCCGACGGGCTGCGGATGTGGGTGCTCGGGGCCCAGGACGACCCCTACGACGCCGGGGGCACCGCGAAGCGGCTGCTGGCGGCGGCCCACGGGACGGACTCGGTGACCGTTGACGTCCCGGCCACCGGCGGGCACGCCTGGCCCCTGTGGGTGGAGGGCTTCCCGCGCCTGCTGGAGTGGTGGGGGTCCGATCCGGCCGTCTTCGCCGCCGTCGGGTTGCCGCCGCGGGCCGACTCGACGACGGCGCCGACGGCGTCGGAAACGGCGGGGACCGCGGCACCGGGAGCGTCGGGGGAGGCGTCGGCGGATGCCGCAGCGGCGTCGGCCGGAGCCGCCCCGCCCGCACCCGCCGGGGCGCCCGCCCCTACCGCCGGACCCGGGCTCTTCGCGCCGGGCGGCGCCGCCACTATCGGTCTGAGCGTGAGCGCGGCGGTGCTCGCCGTCGTCGTGCTGCTGCGCCGGGGTCCGGTGCGGGCGCGCGCGGACGGGGGTCGCGAGCGGGGGAGGCGCGTCAGGATCGGGGCCGCGCGGCGCCGGGCGGCGAAGTGCCTGCCGTGGGCGGTGCGGGCGCTGGGCGTGACGGCGACAGCGCTCCTCATCTGCGTGGCGGTGGCCGTCATCGCCAACGCGGCGGGCGGCTTCTACACCACCTGGCACGACGTGGCCCTCCTGCCGGGGTGA
- a CDS encoding DNA recombination protein RmuC, which yields MPAASTASASAVVLPVLLLVVGLGLGAVLGYALAVARSASARAAGRDGAASARADAAQWRARAEELAERAQLAEERSERDGAVLRVLAPVRAQLEQVGSRVEAMERERAAQHAALAEQLRAGAQAERELRRTTSALAGALRSRSSRGVWGEVELARVLEASGMMPHIDFVEQRTVGTLAAGAAAPPRSRARTPDDAARPDVVVHLPGGGHLALDAKVPMDSYLRAAGLDARADGAEPDPRERSELLAAHARALRAHVDQLARRRYDRALGSSPELVVLFVPAEPILAAALDADPVLMEHALDRGVALTSPASLLALLRTCASAWARTAVNEDARELVELGRTLFERLGTVAGHLDALGSSLTRSVSAYNRAVASMESRLLVTARSFEALGESTPSPRPVAADDAQVRVFTAPELTGGDGAGA from the coding sequence ATGCCCGCCGCCTCCACCGCCTCCGCCTCCGCCGTAGTCCTTCCCGTCCTGCTCCTCGTCGTCGGCCTCGGCCTGGGCGCCGTCCTCGGCTACGCCCTGGCCGTGGCCCGGTCCGCCTCCGCCCGGGCCGCCGGGCGCGACGGGGCGGCGTCCGCCCGCGCCGACGCCGCCCAGTGGCGCGCCCGCGCCGAGGAGTTGGCCGAGCGCGCCCAGCTCGCGGAGGAGCGCTCCGAGCGCGACGGGGCGGTCCTGCGCGTCCTGGCGCCCGTGCGCGCCCAGCTCGAGCAGGTCGGGAGCCGGGTCGAGGCCATGGAGCGGGAGCGGGCCGCCCAGCACGCGGCCCTCGCCGAGCAGCTGCGGGCCGGGGCGCAGGCCGAGCGCGAGCTGCGGCGCACCACCTCCGCCCTGGCCGGCGCCCTGCGGTCGCGTTCGAGCCGCGGGGTGTGGGGGGAGGTCGAACTGGCCCGGGTGCTGGAGGCCAGCGGCATGATGCCCCACATCGACTTCGTCGAGCAGCGCACCGTCGGGACCCTGGCGGCGGGCGCCGCCGCCCCGCCCCGCTCGCGCGCCCGCACGCCCGACGACGCGGCCCGCCCCGACGTCGTCGTCCATCTGCCCGGGGGCGGCCACCTGGCGTTGGACGCGAAGGTGCCCATGGACTCCTACCTGCGGGCCGCCGGTCTCGATGCGCGGGCCGACGGCGCCGAGCCGGACCCGCGGGAGCGCTCGGAGCTGCTGGCGGCGCACGCCCGGGCGCTGCGCGCGCACGTGGACCAGCTGGCCCGGCGCCGCTACGACCGCGCACTGGGCTCCTCCCCGGAGCTGGTCGTGCTCTTCGTCCCCGCCGAGCCGATCCTGGCCGCCGCGCTGGACGCGGACCCCGTCCTCATGGAGCACGCCCTGGACCGCGGTGTGGCGCTGACCTCCCCCGCCTCGCTCCTGGCGCTGCTACGCACCTGCGCGAGCGCCTGGGCGCGCACGGCGGTCAACGAGGACGCCCGCGAGTTGGTGGAGCTGGGCCGCACGCTGTTCGAGCGGCTGGGGACGGTGGCCGGGCACCTCGACGCCCTGGGGTCCTCGCTGACCCGCAGCGTGAGCGCCTACAACCGGGCGGTGGCCTCAATGGAGTCGCGCCTGCTCGTCACCGCCCGGTCCTTCGAGGCCCTCGGTGAATCCACGCCCTCCCCGCGCCCCGTCGCCGCCGACGACGCCCAGGTGCGCGTCTTCACCGCGCCCGAGCTCACCGGCGGGGACGGGGCCGGCGCGTAA
- a CDS encoding 4-hydroxy-3-methylbut-2-enyl diphosphate reductase, with protein sequence MSIQSMQTTAPPAPVRAPGDDGAESAAPSEVGTAPAGASASASGPASENGGPAPDVGTAPGTDSVSDAGAAPDAGAARAGVKRILLAAPRGYCAGVDRAVDAVEQALAHYGAPIYVRKEIVHNKYVVEALSRRGAIFVSETDEVPEGARVVFSAHGVSPAVHQEAAARHLATIDATCPLVTKVHKQAIRFAKDDYDIILVGHTGHEEVEGTQGEAPERIQVVNGPHEVDRVQVRDPEKVVWISQTTLSVDETLETVRLLRERFPHLADPPGDDICYATQNRQGAVKAIAPRVDVMIVVGSGNSSNSVRLKEVALEAGAPAAHRVDYASEIDPAWVEAATTVGLTSGASVPEILVREVVERLNGLGFGEVEQVRTATEKITFALPKNLRADLKAGAGAGAPAHGRRRKPGADHTC encoded by the coding sequence GTGAGCATCCAGAGCATGCAGACGACGGCGCCGCCGGCCCCTGTCCGGGCGCCCGGCGACGACGGCGCCGAGTCGGCCGCCCCGTCCGAGGTCGGCACGGCGCCCGCCGGCGCGTCTGCGTCCGCCAGCGGACCGGCGTCCGAGAACGGCGGGCCGGCGCCCGATGTCGGCACGGCGCCCGGCACCGACTCGGTGTCCGACGCCGGCGCGGCGCCCGACGCCGGAGCGGCGCGCGCGGGCGTCAAGCGGATCCTGCTGGCGGCCCCCCGCGGCTACTGCGCCGGGGTGGACCGCGCCGTCGACGCCGTCGAGCAGGCCCTGGCGCACTACGGCGCCCCCATCTACGTGCGCAAGGAGATCGTCCACAACAAGTACGTCGTGGAGGCGCTGTCCCGGCGCGGGGCGATTTTCGTCTCCGAGACCGACGAGGTGCCCGAGGGCGCGCGCGTGGTCTTCTCCGCCCACGGCGTGTCCCCGGCGGTGCACCAGGAGGCGGCCGCCCGTCACCTCGCCACGATCGACGCGACCTGCCCGCTGGTGACCAAGGTCCACAAGCAGGCGATCCGCTTCGCCAAGGACGACTACGACATCATCCTGGTCGGTCACACCGGCCACGAGGAGGTCGAGGGGACCCAGGGCGAGGCCCCCGAGCGCATCCAGGTGGTCAACGGGCCCCACGAGGTGGACCGGGTCCAGGTGCGCGACCCGGAGAAGGTCGTGTGGATCAGCCAGACGACGCTGAGCGTGGACGAGACCCTGGAGACGGTGCGGCTGCTGCGCGAGCGCTTCCCGCACCTGGCCGACCCGCCCGGCGACGACATCTGCTACGCCACCCAGAACCGCCAGGGCGCGGTCAAGGCGATCGCGCCGCGGGTCGACGTCATGATCGTCGTCGGCTCGGGGAACTCCTCCAACTCGGTGCGCCTGAAGGAGGTGGCCCTCGAGGCCGGGGCGCCGGCCGCCCACCGCGTGGACTACGCCAGCGAGATCGACCCGGCCTGGGTCGAGGCCGCCACGACCGTGGGACTGACCAGCGGGGCGAGCGTGCCGGAGATCCTGGTGCGCGAGGTCGTCGAGCGTCTGAACGGGCTGGGCTTCGGCGAGGTGGAGCAGGTGCGCACGGCCACGGAGAAGATCACCTTCGCCCTGCCCAAGAACCTGCGCGCCGACCTCAAGGCCGGCGCCGGGGCGGGTGCGCCGGCCCACGGCCGACGCCGCAAGCCCGGCGCCGACCACACCTGCTGA
- the xseA gene encoding exodeoxyribonuclease VII large subunit has protein sequence MTAQPPSPSAFRRDDAQRANPATMREPARLARDTTPDNPWPLSLLSTKIEGYVSKMTGVWVEAQIVQINRRAGMSFLTLRDVDTEMSLRAAIYRRDLMAVERTMGAELADGLRVVAHGRPTFWTRGGSLQLQVDDVRPVGTGDLLARIEQLRRILAAEGLLAPERKRPLPFTPRVVGLVCGRGAKAKDDVIVNARLRWPGLPFEVREVAVQGVHAVAQVTAAIRELDADPRVDVIVVARGGGSVEDLLPFSDEGLVRAAAACRTPLVSAIGHETDRPLLDDVADYRASTPTDAARRIVPDLAQETVGLDQARERIRAALARRLEEEQTRLERVRSRPVMADPTVIVRDKAVELGQARDRLRLALGNALSLADAELRADRARLTALSPQGVLDRGYAILRKPDGSLVTSAEDVKKGDLLEGLLASGRLVAQVVGATKPPAASPAPRDQP, from the coding sequence GTGACAGCCCAGCCGCCCTCCCCCTCGGCCTTCCGGCGCGACGACGCCCAGCGCGCCAACCCCGCCACCATGCGCGAGCCCGCGCGCCTGGCCCGCGACACCACCCCGGACAACCCGTGGCCACTGTCCCTGCTGTCGACGAAGATCGAGGGGTACGTCTCGAAGATGACCGGCGTGTGGGTGGAGGCGCAGATCGTCCAGATCAACCGCCGCGCCGGCATGTCCTTCCTCACTCTGCGCGACGTGGACACCGAGATGTCCCTGCGCGCCGCCATCTACCGCCGCGACCTGATGGCCGTGGAGCGGACCATGGGCGCCGAGCTCGCCGACGGGCTGCGGGTCGTGGCCCACGGGCGCCCCACCTTCTGGACGCGCGGCGGCAGCCTCCAGCTCCAGGTCGACGACGTCCGCCCCGTGGGCACGGGCGACCTGCTGGCCCGCATTGAGCAGCTGCGCCGCATTCTGGCCGCCGAGGGCCTGCTCGCCCCCGAGCGCAAGCGCCCCCTGCCCTTCACGCCGCGCGTCGTGGGGCTCGTGTGCGGGCGCGGCGCCAAGGCGAAGGACGACGTCATCGTCAATGCCCGCCTGCGCTGGCCCGGGCTGCCCTTCGAGGTCCGCGAGGTCGCCGTCCAGGGCGTCCACGCCGTCGCCCAGGTCACCGCCGCCATCCGCGAGCTCGACGCCGACCCGCGCGTCGACGTCATTGTCGTGGCCCGCGGGGGCGGGTCGGTCGAGGACCTCCTGCCCTTCAGCGACGAGGGCCTCGTGCGCGCGGCCGCCGCCTGCCGCACCCCGCTCGTGTCCGCCATCGGCCACGAGACGGACCGGCCCCTGCTCGACGACGTCGCCGACTACCGGGCCTCCACGCCCACCGACGCCGCCCGCCGGATCGTCCCGGACCTGGCGCAGGAGACGGTGGGCCTGGACCAGGCGCGCGAGCGCATCCGCGCCGCCCTGGCCCGGCGCCTGGAGGAGGAGCAGACCCGCCTCGAGCGCGTCCGTTCGCGCCCCGTCATGGCCGACCCCACGGTCATTGTGCGGGACAAGGCCGTCGAGCTGGGCCAGGCCCGCGACCGGCTGCGCCTGGCCCTGGGCAATGCGCTCTCACTGGCCGACGCCGAGCTGCGCGCCGACCGCGCGCGCCTGACGGCCCTGTCCCCGCAGGGCGTCCTCGACCGCGGCTACGCCATCCTGCGCAAGCCCGACGGCAGCCTGGTCACGAGCGCCGAGGACGTCAAGAAGGGCGATCTGCTCGAGGGCCTCCTGGCCTCCGGCCGGCTCGTCGCCCAGGTGGTGGGCGCCACCAAACCGCCCGCCGCGTCCCCCGCCCCGCGCGACCAGCCGTAG
- a CDS encoding exodeoxyribonuclease VII small subunit: MSQSSTAAPSAADDVARLSYEQAREELVAVVQRLEAGQVPLEEALGLWERGEALAARCQSWLDEARNRLAAVARQQPADADAEH, translated from the coding sequence ATGAGTCAGTCCTCCACCGCCGCCCCCTCCGCGGCCGACGACGTCGCCCGCCTGTCCTACGAGCAGGCGCGCGAGGAACTCGTGGCCGTGGTCCAGCGTCTCGAGGCCGGGCAGGTCCCGCTCGAAGAGGCCCTGGGCCTATGGGAGCGCGGCGAGGCCCTGGCCGCGCGCTGCCAGTCATGGCTGGACGAGGCGCGCAACCGCCTGGCCGCCGTCGCCCGTCAACAACCCGCGGACGCCGACGCCGAGCACTGA